Proteins encoded in a region of the Sebastes fasciatus isolate fSebFas1 chromosome 9, fSebFas1.pri, whole genome shotgun sequence genome:
- the LOC141773562 gene encoding uncharacterized protein LOC141773562, whose protein sequence is MKHTCKHKRGRVDWFYWDPRQAERTGSTGIRDRPRGLVLLGSERPRGLVLLGSERPRGLVLLGPERTGCTGTREAEWTGSTRTREDWLYWDQRGREDWFYWDQRGLVVLGPERLSGLVLLGPERTGCTGTREAEWTGSTGTREAEWTGCTGTREAEWTGSTGTREAERTGSTGTREAEWTGSTRTREDWLYWDQSGLVILGPQRTGCTGTREDWLYWDHRVDWFYWDQRGLVVLGPERTGSTGTRVDWFYWDQRGLVVLGPERTGCTGTRVDCLYWDQRGLLYWDQRGRVDWFYWDHRGREDWFYWNQRGRVDWLYWDQRG, encoded by the exons ATGAAGCACACCTGCAAACACAAG agaggccgagtggactggttctactgggaccCGAGACAGGCCGAGaggactggttctactgggatCAGAGACAGGCCGAGaggactggttctactgggatCAGAGAGGCCGAGaggactggttctactgggatCAGAGAGGCCGAGaggactggttctactgggaccagagaggactggttgtactgggaccagagaggctgagtggactggttctactaggaccagagaggactggttgtactgggaccagagaggccgagaggactggttctactgggaccagagaggactggttgtactgggaccagagaggctgagtggactggttctactgggaccagagaggactggttgtactgggaccagagaggctgagtggactggttctactgggaccagagaggccgagtggactggttgtactgggaccagagaggctgagtggactggttctactgggaccagagaggccgagaggactggttctactgggaccagagaggccgagtggactggttctactaggaccagagaggactggttgtactgggaccagagtggactggttatactgggaccacAGAGGACTGGTTgtactgggaccagagaggactggttatactgggaccacagagtggactggttctactgggatCAGAGAGGACTGGTTgtactgggaccagagaggactggttctactgggaccagagtggactggttctactgggatCAGAGAGGACTGGTTgtactgggaccagagaggactgGTTGTACTGGGACCAGAGTGGACTGCttatactgggaccagagaggactgttatactgggaccagagGGGCCGAGTagactggttctactgggaccACAGAGGCCGAGAGGACTGGTTCTACTGGAACCAGAGAGGCCGAGTGGATTGGTTgtactgggaccagagaggctga